In Terriglobia bacterium, the sequence ATCGAGCAGGATCAAGTCCGGCCTGAGCGTCTTGGCCAGATGCAGACCATCCCGACCGTTGAACGCGGTCCGGACCTGATACCCCGAGGATTGCAGCAAGGCCTCGATGGCAGCGACGAAGTCGCGGTCGTCGTCGACGATAAGCACTATCTTTGATTCATTCATTTGGCTTCACCTGGTATGGTATCCAAAGCAGCTTTCAGCTTGGGCTCTGCTTGTGTTTCTGCCACAGGGATCTGGACGAGGAAGGTGGTTCCTTGCCCTTCCCTACTTCTTACCTCGATGGATCCTCCCAGCTCGGTGACGATCCTGTTACAGATTACCAACCCGAGTCCCGTTCCCGGAATATCCGCTGTTTGTTCCGTCCTGACCCGGTAGAACTCCTGGAAAAGAAGAGGGAGGCATTCTTCGGGGATGCCGATGCCGGTGTCTTTCACTTCCAGTGTGATCCGTCGCTCGCGAGAAAACGCGCGGATCGAGACCGAACCGCCCGGACGGTTGTACTTGATGGCATTTCCCACCAGATTGCTCACCAGCATGCTGATACTGACAGGATCGCCGCACACGTGAGGTAGGTCGGGTGGAAGATCGACGCTGATGGTCACCGCGGCGGCAGTCGGCAGATGGAGCTGATCTTTGACGATGTCATCCACGATGGAGGAGAGGCTGGTAGTCGCGGCGCGATCGCAATAGCAGCCGCGGTCGATTTTGGCCAGCGCCAACCAGTCCTGGATGAGCGTCAGCATCTCCCCGAGCCGCAATTGGGAGCGAGTGATCCATTCGACGGCCTTTTCCGGAAGTTGACCCTGAAGGGAGAAGAGCAAAACATCAAGGTACTGCTTGACAGCAACCAGCGGGCTCTTGAGTTGATGAGAGACGAGGGTGATAATCCTGTGCTCAACCTCCTCCTTCTCACGGCGCAGACGCTGCGCTTCCTTGATCAGCCTCCATCGCTCCAGACCGCGATTGACGATCATGCGCAGCTCGCCTGGAGTAAAAGGCTTGGGCA encodes:
- a CDS encoding hybrid sensor histidine kinase/response regulator; this translates as MASPSPIKPNPAAENLVLVIDDDEIMRLSCEQILRKAGCRVETFGNGHDGIRRLQEIRPPLLVVDIKMPELNGFEVINIVRKLDPDLVIVVITGYATIETAVDAMKAGAYDFLPKPFTPGELRMIVNRGLERWRLIKEAQRLRREKEEVEHRIITLVSHQLKSPLVAVKQYLDVLLFSLQGQLPEKAVEWITRSQLRLGEMLTLIQDWLALAKIDRGCYCDRAATTSLSSIVDDIVKDQLHLPTAAAVTISVDLPPDLPHVCGDPVSISMLVSNLVGNAIKYNRPGGSVSIRAFSRERRITLEVKDTGIGIPEECLPLLFQEFYRVRTEQTADIPGTGLGLVICNRIVTELGGSIEVRSREGQGTTFLVQIPVAETQAEPKLKAALDTIPGEAK